A window of the Streptomyces finlayi genome harbors these coding sequences:
- a CDS encoding NADH-quinone oxidoreductase subunit M — MSFPLLTATAALPAIGAIATAAVPAARRTAAKWLALLFSLGTLVLAGLVFARFEPGGDRYQLTESHAWIADFGVRYELGVDGIGVALLALTALLIPFVILAGWHDADPLETKSSRWRPTQGFFALILMVEAMVILSFEATDVFLFYILFEAMLIPMYFLIGGFGDRAHSGSDEKAAAQRSYAAVKFLLYNLAGGLIMLAAVIGLYVVAGSFSLAEIAEARANGSLEMATGTERWLFLGFFFAFAVKAPLWPLHTWLPNAMGEATAPVAVLITAIVDKVGTFAMLRFCLQLFPEASKWATPVIIVLALISIVYGALLAVGQRDIKRLIAYASISHFGFIVLGIFAMTSQGQSGATLYMVNHGISTAALMLVAGFLITRRGSRLIADYGGVQKVAPVLAGTFLIGGLATLSLPGLAPFVSEFLVLVGTFSVYPAAGIIATSGIVLAALYVLVLYQRTMTGPVKAEVRGMPDLRVRELAVALPLIAVLIFLGVFPKPLTDVVNPAVKHTMQDVQKQDPQPEVEAAK; from the coding sequence ATGTCCTTTCCCCTCCTGACAGCGACGGCGGCGCTTCCGGCGATCGGAGCGATCGCCACCGCCGCGGTCCCGGCCGCGCGGCGCACCGCGGCCAAATGGCTGGCCCTGCTGTTCTCGCTCGGCACCCTCGTCCTGGCGGGCCTCGTGTTCGCCCGCTTCGAGCCCGGCGGCGACCGCTACCAGCTGACCGAATCCCATGCCTGGATCGCGGACTTCGGCGTGCGGTACGAACTGGGAGTGGACGGCATCGGGGTGGCGCTCCTCGCGCTCACCGCGCTGCTGATCCCCTTCGTCATCCTGGCCGGCTGGCACGACGCCGACCCCCTGGAGACGAAGTCCTCCCGCTGGCGGCCCACCCAGGGCTTCTTCGCGCTGATCCTGATGGTCGAAGCGATGGTGATCCTCTCCTTCGAGGCCACCGACGTCTTCCTCTTCTACATCCTGTTCGAAGCCATGCTCATCCCGATGTACTTCCTCATCGGCGGCTTCGGAGACCGGGCGCACTCCGGCAGCGACGAGAAGGCCGCGGCGCAGCGTTCGTACGCCGCGGTGAAGTTCCTCCTCTACAACCTGGCCGGCGGGCTCATCATGCTGGCCGCCGTCATCGGTCTGTACGTGGTCGCGGGGAGCTTCTCGCTCGCCGAGATCGCCGAGGCCCGGGCCAACGGTTCGCTGGAGATGGCGACGGGCACGGAGCGGTGGCTGTTCCTCGGGTTCTTCTTCGCCTTCGCGGTGAAAGCGCCGCTCTGGCCGCTGCACACGTGGCTGCCCAACGCCATGGGCGAGGCCACGGCGCCGGTAGCGGTGCTGATCACCGCGATCGTCGACAAGGTCGGCACGTTCGCGATGCTCCGCTTCTGCCTCCAGCTGTTCCCGGAGGCCAGCAAGTGGGCGACCCCGGTGATCATCGTGCTCGCGCTGATCTCCATCGTGTACGGGGCGCTGCTCGCGGTCGGCCAGCGGGACATCAAGAGGCTGATCGCGTACGCCTCGATCTCGCACTTCGGCTTCATCGTCCTCGGCATCTTCGCGATGACGAGCCAGGGCCAGTCGGGCGCCACGCTCTACATGGTCAACCACGGGATCTCGACGGCGGCGCTGATGCTGGTCGCCGGATTCCTGATCACGCGGCGCGGTTCCCGGCTCATCGCCGACTACGGCGGGGTGCAGAAGGTGGCACCGGTCCTGGCCGGAACCTTCCTGATCGGTGGTCTGGCCACGCTCTCGCTGCCGGGGCTCGCTCCGTTCGTCAGTGAGTTCCTGGTCCTCGTCGGCACCTTCAGCGTGTACCCGGCGGCGGGCATCATCGCCACCTCCGGCATCGTGCTGGCCGCGCTCTACGTCCTCGTCCTCTACCAGCGGACGATGACGGGCCCGGTCAAGGCCGAGGTACGGGGCATGCCCGACCTCAGGGTCCGGGAGCTGGCGGTCGCCCTTCCGCTGATCGCCGTGCTGATCTTCCTCGGGGTCTTCCCGAAGCCGCTGACCGACGTCGTCAACCCCGCGGTCAAGCACACCATGCAGGACGTACAGAAGCAGGACCCCCAGCCCGAGGTGGAGGCCGCCAAGTGA
- the nuoL gene encoding NADH-quinone oxidoreductase subunit L encodes MENLIALLVAAPLLGAAVLLCGGRRLDRAGHWIGTLLAASSFAVGVVLFGAMLGYETEARTMRQHLFSWIPVEGFQADIAFQLDQLSMTFVLLITGVGTLIHIYSIGYMEHDERRRRFFGYLNLFLAAMLLLVVADNYLLLYVGWEGVGLASYLLIGFWQHKPSAATAAKKAFLVNRVGDMGLSIAIMLMFTTFGTFAFGPVLEATGETSEGTLTAIGLMLLLAACGKSAQVPLQSWLGDAMEGPTPVSALIHAATMVTAGVYLIVRSGAIFDAAPDAQTAVVVVGAVTLLFGAIVGCAKDDIKKALAGSTMSQIGYMILAAGLGPIGYVFAIMHLVTHGFFKAGLFLGAGSVMHGMNDEVDMRKYGGLRKYMPVTFVTFGLGYLAIIGFPGLSGFFSKDMIIEAAFAKGGTQGWILGSVTLLGAGITAFYMTRVMLMTFFGEKRWQPDAEGHEPHPHESPRSMTIPMIVLAFGSVFAGGFFSIGDRFILWLEPVTAYEHGHPPVSAATVTGATMVVLLIGAGIAWAMYGRKPVPVLAPRGSLLTRAARRDLLQDDFNHVVLVRGGEHLTRSLVYVDHSLVDGVVNGTAASVGGLSGRLRKLQNGYARTYAVSMFGGTAVVIAATLLMRAV; translated from the coding sequence GTGGAGAACCTGATTGCGCTGCTGGTCGCGGCGCCTCTGCTCGGAGCGGCGGTGCTGCTCTGCGGCGGCCGCCGGCTCGACCGGGCCGGCCACTGGATCGGCACCCTGCTCGCCGCCTCCTCGTTCGCCGTCGGTGTGGTGCTGTTCGGCGCCATGCTGGGGTACGAGACCGAGGCACGGACGATGCGTCAGCATCTGTTCAGCTGGATCCCGGTCGAGGGCTTCCAGGCGGACATCGCCTTCCAGCTCGACCAGCTGTCGATGACGTTCGTTCTGCTGATCACCGGTGTGGGCACACTGATCCACATCTACTCGATCGGCTACATGGAGCACGACGAACGCCGTCGCCGCTTCTTCGGCTATCTCAACCTCTTCCTCGCGGCGATGCTCCTGCTGGTCGTCGCCGACAACTACCTGCTGCTGTACGTCGGGTGGGAGGGCGTCGGCCTGGCGTCGTACCTGCTCATCGGCTTCTGGCAGCACAAGCCCAGCGCGGCGACCGCCGCCAAGAAGGCGTTCCTGGTCAACCGCGTCGGCGACATGGGGCTGTCGATCGCGATCATGCTGATGTTCACCACCTTCGGCACCTTCGCCTTCGGTCCGGTGCTCGAGGCGACCGGGGAGACGAGCGAGGGCACGCTGACGGCGATCGGCCTGATGCTTCTCCTCGCGGCCTGCGGCAAGTCGGCCCAGGTGCCGCTGCAGTCCTGGCTCGGTGACGCGATGGAGGGCCCGACCCCGGTCTCGGCCCTCATCCACGCCGCCACCATGGTCACCGCGGGCGTCTATCTGATCGTCAGGTCCGGCGCGATCTTCGACGCCGCTCCCGACGCCCAGACGGCCGTGGTCGTCGTCGGCGCGGTGACGCTCCTGTTCGGTGCGATCGTCGGTTGCGCCAAGGACGACATCAAGAAGGCCCTCGCCGGGTCGACGATGTCGCAGATCGGCTACATGATCCTCGCCGCCGGCCTCGGCCCCATCGGCTACGTCTTCGCGATCATGCACCTGGTGACGCACGGCTTCTTCAAGGCCGGGCTCTTCCTCGGCGCCGGTTCGGTCATGCACGGCATGAACGACGAGGTCGACATGCGGAAGTACGGAGGCCTGCGGAAGTACATGCCGGTCACCTTCGTCACCTTCGGCCTCGGCTACCTCGCGATCATCGGCTTCCCCGGTCTGTCCGGCTTCTTCTCCAAGGACATGATCATCGAGGCCGCCTTCGCGAAGGGCGGTACCCAGGGCTGGATCCTCGGCTCGGTCACCCTGCTGGGTGCGGGGATCACCGCGTTCTACATGACGCGCGTGATGCTGATGACCTTCTTCGGCGAGAAGCGCTGGCAGCCGGACGCGGAGGGCCACGAGCCGCATCCGCACGAGTCCCCGAGGTCGATGACGATCCCCATGATCGTGCTGGCCTTCGGCTCGGTGTTCGCGGGCGGCTTCTTCTCGATCGGAGACCGCTTCATCCTCTGGCTGGAGCCCGTCACCGCATACGAGCACGGGCACCCGCCGGTCAGCGCGGCCACCGTCACCGGCGCCACCATGGTGGTGCTCCTCATCGGGGCCGGCATCGCCTGGGCGATGTACGGACGCAAGCCGGTCCCGGTGCTCGCCCCGCGCGGTTCGCTGCTCACCCGGGCGGCCCGCCGCGACCTCCTCCAGGACGACTTCAACCACGTGGTCCTGGTCCGGGGCGGTGAGCACCTCACCCGCTCGCTCGTCTATGTCGACCACAGTCTGGTCGACGGCGTCGTCAACGGTACGGCCGCTTCGGTCGGCGGGCTCTCCGGCCGGCTGCGCAAGCTGCAGAACGGCTACGCCCGCACCTACGCGGTCTCGATGTTCGGCGGTACGGCGGTCGTCATCGCCGCGACCCTGCTGATGAGGGCGGTCTGA
- the nuoK gene encoding NADH-quinone oxidoreductase subunit NuoK has protein sequence MNPVNYLYLAALLFTIGASGVLIRRNAIVVFMCVELMLNACNLALVTFSRMHGNLDGQIIAFFTMVVAAAEVVVGLAIIVSLFRSRHSASVDDASLMKL, from the coding sequence GTGAACCCGGTCAACTACCTCTACCTCGCGGCCCTTTTGTTCACGATCGGTGCCTCAGGGGTGCTGATCAGGCGGAACGCGATCGTGGTGTTCATGTGCGTGGAGCTGATGCTCAACGCCTGCAACCTCGCGCTCGTCACGTTCTCCCGGATGCACGGCAACCTCGACGGCCAGATCATCGCCTTCTTCACGATGGTCGTCGCCGCCGCGGAGGTCGTGGTCGGGCTCGCGATCATCGTGTCGCTGTTCCGCTCCCGCCACTCGGCCTCGGTCGACGACGCCAGCCTGATGAAGCTGTAA
- a CDS encoding NADH-quinone oxidoreductase subunit J: protein MNGLAAAASATSTGEAVQFWILGTVAVIGALATVLLKKAVHSALSLAGTMIILAVFYLANGAYFLGIVQVVVYTGAIMMLFLFVVMLVGVTAADSLKETLKGQRWLAVGCGLGFGVLLSAGIGNASLNNFNGLGAANAAHGGNVEGLANLIFTKYVFAFEITGALLITATVGAMVLTHRERTERAKTQREMSEERVRGSHLPPLPAPGVYARHNAVDIAGLLPDGTPSELTVMQTLRKRGQMRDVSNEALADLKALEQRSGARLGRDNDEEEVAK from the coding sequence ATGAACGGCCTGGCCGCTGCGGCCTCCGCCACCTCGACCGGCGAGGCCGTCCAGTTCTGGATCCTCGGCACGGTCGCCGTGATCGGCGCACTCGCCACCGTCCTGCTGAAGAAGGCCGTGCACAGTGCGCTGTCGCTCGCCGGGACGATGATCATCCTCGCGGTCTTCTACCTCGCCAACGGGGCGTACTTCCTCGGGATCGTCCAGGTCGTCGTCTACACCGGCGCGATCATGATGCTGTTCCTCTTCGTGGTCATGCTCGTCGGCGTCACGGCGGCCGACTCGCTGAAGGAGACGCTGAAGGGCCAGCGCTGGCTGGCCGTCGGCTGCGGGCTCGGCTTCGGCGTCCTGCTCAGCGCGGGCATCGGCAACGCCTCGCTGAACAACTTCAACGGGCTCGGTGCGGCCAACGCGGCACACGGGGGCAACGTCGAGGGGCTCGCCAACCTCATCTTCACCAAGTACGTCTTCGCCTTCGAGATCACCGGCGCCCTGCTGATCACGGCGACCGTCGGCGCGATGGTGCTCACGCACCGCGAGCGCACCGAACGGGCGAAGACGCAGCGGGAGATGTCCGAGGAGCGGGTGCGCGGCAGCCACCTCCCGCCGCTGCCCGCGCCGGGTGTCTACGCCCGGCACAACGCGGTGGACATCGCGGGTCTGCTCCCGGACGGCACCCCGTCCGAACTCACCGTCATGCAGACCCTGCGCAAGCGCGGCCAGATGCGTGACGTGTCGAACGAGGCACTCGCCGACCTCAAGGCGCTGGAACAGCGCTCGGGGGCCCGGCTGGGCCGTGACAACGACGAAGAGGAGGTCGCCAAGTGA
- the nuoI gene encoding NADH-quinone oxidoreductase subunit NuoI, which translates to MSESSEPSGEKFQNPVAGFGVTFKAMFKKRLTEQYPETQKVTAPRFHGRHQLNRHPDGLEKCIGCELCAWACPADAIYVEGAENTEEERYSPGERYGRVYQINYARCILCGLCIEACPTRALTMTNEFELANTTRESLIYTKDELLAGLEEGMVDSPHAIFPGMDEQDYYRGLVTGAAPGTERQTAVSKGESEKPAEGEKATEDQEVDA; encoded by the coding sequence GTGTCTGAGTCATCAGAGCCCTCAGGGGAGAAGTTCCAGAATCCTGTGGCCGGCTTCGGCGTGACCTTCAAGGCCATGTTCAAGAAGCGGCTGACGGAGCAGTATCCGGAGACGCAGAAGGTGACGGCGCCGCGCTTCCACGGCCGGCACCAGCTCAACCGTCATCCGGACGGCCTGGAGAAGTGCATCGGCTGCGAGCTGTGCGCCTGGGCCTGTCCGGCCGACGCGATCTACGTCGAGGGCGCGGAGAACACCGAGGAGGAGCGCTACTCCCCGGGTGAGCGCTACGGCCGCGTCTACCAGATCAACTACGCGCGCTGCATCCTCTGCGGACTGTGCATCGAGGCGTGCCCCACCCGGGCACTGACGATGACGAACGAGTTCGAGCTCGCCAACACCACCCGCGAGAGCCTCATCTACACCAAGGACGAGCTGCTCGCCGGGCTGGAGGAAGGCATGGTCGACAGTCCGCACGCGATCTTCCCCGGCATGGACGAACAGGACTACTACCGGGGCCTGGTGACCGGGGCCGCTCCGGGTACGGAGCGCCAGACCGCGGTCTCCAAGGGTGAGAGCGAGAAGCCCGCCGAGGGCGAGAAGGCCACCGAGGACCAGGAGGTGGACGCATGA
- the nuoH gene encoding NADH-quinone oxidoreductase subunit NuoH — protein MTGLDRLAAAPQGAVLAAEDLSMFGTDPWWLVVVKAVFCFAFLMLTVLFSIVWERKVVAWMQLRIGPNRHGPWGMLQSLADGMKLMLKEDVIVKRADKVVYVLAPIIAAIPAFMAIAVIPFGPAGNEVSIFGHRTAMQLTDLPIAMLYILAVASVGIYGIVLAGWSSGSTYPLLGGLRSCAQMISYEIAMGAAFASVFLYSGSMSTSKIVEAQEDRWFIILLPVSFIIYIVTMVGETNRAPFDMPESEGDLVGGFNTEYSSIKFAMFMLAEYVNMVTVSAVSVTLFLGGWRAPYPISTFWEGANHGWWPMLWFVLKVQLLLFFFIWLRGTLPRVRYDQLMKLGWKVLIPVSVAWLMLVATVRALRNEGYDFSSIVLYVAGAVIAILLISFVADIFRDRKAKEADAAAGPEPAFDPMAGGFPVPPLPGQTLPPVPRRRSRRERELVVSGGPDTHSDENPSDGKEADGV, from the coding sequence GTGACTGGCCTCGACCGACTCGCCGCGGCGCCGCAGGGTGCGGTGCTCGCCGCCGAGGACCTCTCGATGTTCGGCACCGACCCGTGGTGGCTCGTCGTCGTCAAGGCGGTCTTCTGCTTCGCGTTCCTGATGCTGACCGTGCTCTTCTCCATCGTGTGGGAGCGCAAGGTCGTCGCCTGGATGCAGCTGCGTATCGGACCCAACCGGCACGGCCCCTGGGGCATGCTCCAGTCCCTCGCCGACGGCATGAAGCTCATGCTCAAGGAAGACGTCATCGTCAAGCGGGCGGACAAGGTCGTCTACGTCCTGGCGCCGATCATCGCCGCCATCCCCGCGTTCATGGCGATCGCGGTGATCCCGTTCGGCCCCGCGGGCAACGAGGTGTCGATCTTCGGGCACCGTACGGCGATGCAGCTCACCGACCTTCCGATCGCGATGCTGTACATCCTCGCGGTCGCCTCGGTCGGCATCTACGGCATCGTGCTGGCGGGCTGGTCCTCCGGCTCGACGTACCCGCTGCTCGGCGGTCTGCGTTCCTGCGCCCAGATGATCAGTTACGAGATCGCGATGGGCGCCGCGTTCGCCTCGGTCTTCCTCTACTCCGGGTCGATGTCGACCTCGAAGATCGTGGAGGCGCAGGAGGACCGCTGGTTCATCATCCTGCTGCCGGTCTCCTTCATCATCTACATCGTCACGATGGTCGGTGAGACCAACCGGGCCCCGTTCGACATGCCGGAGTCCGAGGGCGACCTCGTCGGCGGCTTCAACACCGAGTACTCGTCGATCAAGTTCGCGATGTTCATGCTCGCCGAGTACGTCAACATGGTCACCGTCTCCGCGGTCTCCGTGACCCTGTTCCTGGGCGGCTGGCGGGCTCCGTACCCGATCAGCACCTTCTGGGAGGGCGCGAACCACGGCTGGTGGCCGATGCTCTGGTTCGTCCTCAAGGTCCAGCTGCTGCTGTTCTTCTTCATCTGGCTGCGCGGCACGCTGCCGCGTGTCCGGTACGACCAGCTGATGAAGCTCGGCTGGAAGGTCCTGATCCCCGTCTCGGTGGCCTGGCTGATGCTGGTCGCCACCGTCCGCGCGCTGCGCAACGAGGGCTACGACTTCTCGAGCATCGTCCTGTACGTCGCCGGAGCCGTGATCGCGATCCTGCTGATCTCCTTCGTCGCCGACATCTTCCGCGACCGCAAGGCCAAGGAGGCGGACGCGGCGGCCGGACCTGAGCCGGCGTTCGACCCGATGGCGGGAGGGTTCCCGGTGCCGCCACTGCCCGGACAGACCCTGCCGCCGGTGCCGCGGCGCAGGTCGCGTCGTGAGCGCGAGCTCGTTGTCAGTGGCGGGCCGGATACTCACAGTGACGAGAATCCGAGTGACGGAAAGGAGGCTGACGGTGTCTGA
- a CDS encoding NADH-quinone oxidoreductase subunit G, producing the protein MTVTTSAPSGGGEAAVPPEDLVTLTIDGIDISVPKGTLVIRAAELLGIEIPRFCDHPLLDPVGACRQCIVEVEGQRKPMASCTITCTDGMVVKSQLTSPVADKAQKGVMELLLINHPLDCPVCDKGGECPLQNQAMSHGAADSRFDGKKRTFEKPVPISTQVLLDRERCVLCARCTRFSNQVAGDPMIELLERGALQQVGTGQGDPFESYFSGNTIQICPVGALTSAAYRFRSRPFDLVSSPSVCEHCAGGCATRTDHRRGKVMRRLASNDPEVNEEWLCDKGRFGFRYAQQRDRLTTPLVRNADGVLEPSSWPEALETAARGLAAARGRTGVLTGGRLTVEDAYAYSKFARIALDTNDIDFRARVHSGEEADFLASRVAGRGRDLDGNGVTYTSLEKAPAVLLVGFESEEEAPGVFLRLRKANRKHGLRTFALATHATRGLTKAGGTLLPAAPGTETEWLDALAGGVGLDGDGAVAAEALRGAGSVIVVGERLAGVPGALSAVVRTAAATGATLVWIPRRAGERGAVEAGALPSLLPGGRPATDPRARDEVASVWGVAELPSRYGRDTGQIVEAAATGELGALLVAGVETVDLPDPARALEALDQVGFLVSLELRPSEVTRRADVVFPVAAVAEKPGTFLNWEGRARMFEAALKPDQMPRTLAPSDTRVLHMLADALDANLALPDLRTARRELDRLGGWAGSHADDPRDVSRPLPRPGDGEAVLAGHRMLLDLGRLQEGDEALAGTRHAAVARLSETTAAETGVKDGDLLAVTGPDGTVTFPLAVTVMPDRVVWVPLNSAGKGVPADTGAQPGGLVRIGPAAGATADSPEVRA; encoded by the coding sequence ATGACAGTCACCACGAGTGCGCCCTCCGGGGGCGGCGAGGCGGCGGTCCCGCCCGAGGACCTCGTCACGCTGACCATCGACGGCATCGACATCAGCGTGCCCAAGGGCACCCTCGTCATCCGGGCCGCCGAACTCCTCGGCATCGAGATCCCGCGCTTCTGCGACCACCCGCTCCTCGACCCCGTGGGTGCCTGCCGCCAGTGCATCGTCGAGGTGGAGGGCCAGCGCAAGCCGATGGCGTCCTGCACCATCACGTGCACCGACGGCATGGTCGTGAAGTCGCAGCTCACCTCGCCCGTCGCGGACAAGGCGCAGAAGGGTGTGATGGAGCTCCTGCTCATCAACCACCCGCTGGACTGCCCCGTCTGCGACAAGGGCGGCGAGTGCCCCCTGCAGAACCAGGCGATGTCGCACGGCGCCGCCGACTCCCGGTTCGACGGGAAGAAGCGGACGTTCGAGAAGCCCGTCCCGATCTCCACCCAGGTGCTGCTGGACCGTGAGCGGTGCGTGCTCTGTGCGCGCTGCACCCGGTTCTCCAACCAGGTGGCGGGCGACCCGATGATCGAACTGCTCGAGCGCGGCGCGCTCCAGCAGGTCGGTACGGGACAGGGCGACCCCTTCGAGTCCTACTTCTCCGGCAACACCATCCAGATCTGCCCGGTCGGGGCGCTGACCTCGGCGGCGTACCGGTTCCGCTCCCGGCCCTTCGACCTGGTGTCCTCGCCCTCGGTGTGCGAGCACTGCGCGGGCGGCTGCGCCACCCGCACCGACCACCGGCGCGGCAAGGTCATGCGGCGCCTGGCGTCCAACGACCCCGAGGTCAACGAGGAGTGGCTCTGCGACAAGGGCCGCTTCGGGTTCCGGTACGCCCAGCAGCGCGACCGGCTCACCACGCCGCTCGTGCGCAACGCGGACGGCGTACTCGAACCGTCGAGCTGGCCCGAGGCACTGGAGACTGCGGCCCGCGGGCTCGCCGCCGCCCGGGGCCGTACCGGCGTCCTCACCGGCGGCCGGCTGACCGTCGAGGACGCGTACGCCTACAGCAAGTTCGCGCGGATCGCCCTCGACACGAACGACATCGACTTCCGGGCCCGCGTCCACAGCGGCGAGGAGGCCGACTTCCTGGCCTCCCGGGTGGCCGGACGCGGCCGTGACCTGGACGGCAACGGGGTCACGTACACGTCGCTGGAGAAGGCCCCGGCCGTTCTCCTCGTCGGTTTCGAGTCGGAGGAGGAGGCGCCCGGCGTCTTCCTGCGGCTCCGCAAGGCCAACCGGAAGCACGGCCTGCGGACCTTCGCGCTCGCCACGCACGCCACGCGCGGGCTGACGAAGGCGGGCGGCACGCTGCTTCCCGCCGCCCCCGGCACCGAAACCGAGTGGCTCGACGCGCTCGCGGGCGGCGTCGGCCTCGACGGTGACGGAGCGGTCGCCGCCGAGGCGCTGCGCGGCGCCGGATCGGTGATCGTCGTCGGTGAGCGGCTGGCCGGAGTGCCGGGCGCGCTGAGCGCCGTGGTCAGGACGGCCGCCGCCACCGGCGCCACGCTCGTGTGGATTCCGCGGCGGGCCGGCGAGCGGGGCGCGGTGGAGGCGGGCGCGCTGCCTTCGCTGCTCCCCGGCGGACGCCCGGCGACCGACCCGCGGGCCAGGGACGAGGTGGCGTCCGTCTGGGGCGTCGCCGAACTCCCCTCCCGTTACGGCCGCGACACCGGCCAGATCGTCGAGGCGGCGGCCACCGGTGAGCTGGGCGCGCTGCTCGTCGCCGGTGTGGAGACCGTCGACCTGCCGGACCCGGCGCGTGCGCTGGAGGCCCTGGACCAGGTCGGTTTCCTGGTCTCCCTGGAGCTGAGGCCCAGCGAGGTCACCCGGCGGGCCGATGTGGTGTTCCCCGTCGCGGCGGTCGCCGAGAAGCCCGGCACCTTCCTCAACTGGGAGGGCAGGGCCCGGATGTTCGAGGCGGCGCTGAAGCCGGATCAGATGCCCCGGACGCTCGCCCCGAGTGACACCCGGGTGCTGCACATGCTGGCCGACGCACTCGACGCGAACCTCGCGCTGCCGGACCTGAGGACGGCCCGGCGCGAGCTGGACCGGCTCGGTGGCTGGGCGGGGTCCCACGCCGACGACCCGCGTGACGTCAGCCGGCCGCTGCCCAGGCCCGGCGACGGCGAGGCGGTCCTCGCGGGCCACCGGATGCTGCTCGACCTGGGCCGTCTCCAGGAAGGCGACGAAGCGCTGGCCGGGACCCGGCACGCGGCCGTCGCCCGGCTGTCGGAGACCACCGCGGCGGAGACCGGCGTGAAGGACGGCGACCTGCTGGCCGTCACCGGCCCCGACGGCACCGTCACCTTCCCGCTGGCGGTCACCGTCATGCCGGACCGGGTGGTCTGGGTGCCGCTGAACTCCGCGGGGAAGGGCGTTCCCGCAGACACGGGTGCGCAGCCCGGCGGACTGGTCCGGATCGGCCCCGCCGCCGGAGCCACCGCAGACTCACCGGAGGTGCGAGCGTGA